TACTCGGGGGAGGAGGTCGTGCCGCGCGGTCGGCGGAGGTTCGTGGACTGTCCGTGTGCCGCCGATCGGCGCTCGGGCAAAGTGGGGATGCAGGCATGGGTGCCTGGGATGGCAGGGTCGGTTGCGCGGGCAGCGGGCGGGAGTGCTGGCTGCCGGTGCTCCTTCGCCTGCGCCTGTTCAGCGGTGCTCGAAGGGCCGCGGCCAGATGATCGAGGCTGCTGACACCGGGGCGTCGGATTCAGGCCGAGCCGGGCGCGCGGGTCGGGCCGGGGCGTGCTGGGGTGGTGCCGTCGGCGACCGAGAGCAGGTCCACGATGAAGATCAGTGTTGAGCCTGCGGGGATCAGCGTGGAGGGTGATTGCTGGCCGTAGGCGAGGCGCGGGGGGATGATGATCTCGCGTCGGCCGCCGGCTTTCATTCCTCGGATTCCCCGGTCCCAGCCCTTAATGGCCCTGCCGCCGCCCAGGGCGAACTTGAATGGCCGGCCCTCTTCCCAGGAGGAGTCGAATTCCTTTCCGGAGGCGAAGGTGGCTCCTACGTAGTGCACTCGCACGACTGCGCCCGGCTTGGCCTGGGGCCCGTCTCCCATCACGAGGTCCCGGGTGGTCAGTTCGGCGGGTGCTTCACCTTCCGGAACTGTGATGGTCGGCTTGGTC
This Streptomyces sp. NBC_01283 DNA region includes the following protein-coding sequences:
- a CDS encoding FKBP-type peptidyl-prolyl cis-trans isomerase encodes the protein MSEPTKPTITVPEGEAPAELTTRDLVMGDGPQAKPGAVVRVHYVGATFASGKEFDSSWEEGRPFKFALGGGRAIKGWDRGIRGMKAGGRREIIIPPRLAYGQQSPSTLIPAGSTLIFIVDLLSVADGTTPARPGPTRAPGSA